CAGCGCTCTGGTAAGACTGCTCATAGAGTCATTACCCTGCTCTACCAGTTGTTCAAGTTCTTCAATGGCATCCTTCACTTCTTCATATGGCATGAAAGTAAGCATAATGATGTCGCTCATATCTTCAAAAGAGCATTGGAAATTAGTCTGGACTTTAGAATAAGATGTACGGTACTCTTTTTCAGGAGTCTTCCCGGGTTCTGGCATATGCCACTGACTTTCTATCAGACCACTCTTTTTGAGTATGTTGATACTTTTTGTTACATCTGTTCCTAAAAGATCTTCAAGATCTTCCTTTGTCATCCAAAGGTTCAGAAGCGCATCAAATACTTTTTTGTGTCTCTGGGATCCAAAAACCTGAAGTAGAGGTACGAGTTCGGAAGGATCATTGATAATTCTTGTTCGTTTACTCATCTAATTACCTCGTATAGCCAACGGACCAGGTACAAAATAGACACATTCAGGCACAGAACGCCCTGGAATGCGAAAAATATTGCCTACATGTTGCCTATTTTTAGTACCTATCATATGGAGGTTAAACTTAATAAATGTGTTGTGATTTCATAATGTTTCGAAATAGCTACTGGTCTTTCTATTGTTCCTTTGAATGAAGGTGTTTTTCAAACCTGTTCTTTCGTTTTTCATGACTTTCATGTTTCATCTGGGAAAGGCAATTGTAGCATCAACGATTGCCTCACCATAATTATATGATATTTGTAGTATTAATGGCTTTCAAAAGCCGGCAAATATCATATATTCATTTATTGTATGGGAACATAGAAATCTCTCTCATGTACTGTTGACTACAGATCACAGGAGAGGACCGTCTTTTAATATCGGTATGAGCCGCATATACTGATGCCGTATAGCTATCTATTTCATTCCTCATATGAGGGACTCTAATAACGTCATTATTCCTATTAAAGGTACCTGTTTTCTACTAAATTATATTTGGAAGAGACCGGCAAATATATCAGGTTTGTTACCAATTATGATACAGTCATTATGTCCGATAGCATCTATTTACTCATAAACGATATCCTTAAAGGTCGGCAACTTTCCATCAGCGGTGTCACAAGAGAACTTAAGGACAAAGGTGTTGATGAACACCGTCTTGTAATGACAGGTTACCTGCGTGCTCTTAAGGATCTAAGAAAACTGAATGAAGTTGAGATTCCACCTTCAAAGGTTTATAGTCTTGTAGAAACCGAGCAGGCAGATACTGAAGATATATATTCTCTTATAGCTGAGAACATAAGGTCTGTGGAGTCTTCTTACATGGTTCCTGTTGCTGCCTATGTGCTGTCAAGAACTGTTGAAAGGCCTGTTTTCAAAGAAGAGTTCACAAAAATGGGTATTGGTCAAAAAAGCCTGACAGATTATCTTGCTTCGCAGGATTGCGTTCTAAAACCTGCAGAAAAGAGTCCCAAGGAATATGCAGCAGGCATAACCAAGCTGAAGCTAACTTCCACAGAACCAGCCTATGAGATTGGAAAAATAAATGATGTTATCCTTAAACATTCAAATTGCATACTTCTTAAGATTCTCAGAAAGTCCGTAGATCTCAGTGGTTTGATCCCGAAAACAAAGTCCACTTCGCTTGAGGATTTTAGATAAGCATCCGGTTACTATTGAGTTCACTGTCCTGTAAATGGTATGTGGTATCTATGTCTGAAAATAACAATGATCTTTCTATTGTAATGCACCCGATCGGATTTGTAAATAACAGCATCTCTGATCCTGCTTCTGCAAGAGAGAAGAAAGAGACGGAATCCCTGATAGTTCTGAATGACGAATACGCCGAAGGGCTGGATAGTATTACGGACTTTGAAAAAATACAGGTCTTTTTCTATTTCCATCTTTCAGAAGGCTTTTCCCTGATACAGAAACGCAGATACGATGGAAAGGTAGCTGGTGTTTTCGCATCACGAAGCCCAAGGAGGCCAAACGGGATCGGGGTAACTGTTGTAGAACTCCTTAAAGTGGAAAATAATGTTCTTCACGTGAAAGGACTTGATGCGATAAACGGCACCCCTATTCTTGATATCAAACCTTCCATTCCTGAATGATATATTTTCTGAAATCTTCGTATTTGCCGGTAATAAAAGAGAGGGATATTATCCATGTCTGAAAAGAGCAGCATCAAAGCAGCCTGTATCCAGATGAGCATATCGGATTGCAATAAGCAGTCCAATGTTGAAAAAGCATTATCTATGGCAAAAGCTGCTGTTTCTGCTGGTGCGGAACTTCTGGTATTTCCTGAAGTATTCTCCACTGGTTTCTGTTATGACAAAATTGAAACCTCTAGTGAAGATGAAAATGGTAATACCATCAAAGAGATGTGTGCTTTCTCAAAAGAACATGAATGTGTGATGATATTGTCCATAATTGAAAAACAGGCATCTTCAAAGGGACCAGAGTACTACAATCTTGGTGTTTGCGTGGAAGATGGTCATGTTGCGGGTATTTATCGAAAGACACATCCTTTCAAGCGGGAAAAACAGTATTTCTCAGCAGGGGATTCAATTCATCCGATCAGGCTTCCAATACGGGAACTGACGATCGGTCTTCAGATATGTTATGAGATACGTTTCCCGGAAGTTTCCCGAAAACTTGCTTTAATGGGATCTGATATTCTTGTGACAATAGCCGAGTTCCCGAGTCCAAGAGGGCATATATGGCGCTCACTTGCAATTGCAAGAGCTATTGAGAACCAGATATCTCACATCGCTTGTAACAGGGTGGGAGAAGGTTCAGATTCATCATTCTTCGGAGGTTCTATAATTGTGGACCAGTTGGGTGATGTAATGGAAGAGGCCGGAGGCGATGAATCAGTGATATTTGGTATTATTGAACTTGAAAGAACAACTAAAATAAGAAATGATATTCCCGTATTTGATGATCGCAGGACAGATATTTATTAGAAAAAGTTGTAGAATTTTTGTTTTCTCTCACATTTGCATCTTTGTTTTTTGCAATGTCACTTTGAATGTTGTTCCTTTTCTGTCAGTTCTATCAAAGACCTCCACTGTTCCTTCATGAAGGTCAACTATGCGCTTAACGATGGCAAGACCAAGTCCGGTTCCTTTTATGTTGACTTTATGCGCCCTCTTAAAACGATCAAAGACAAATGGTTTTTCTTCATCAGGAATTCCTTCGCCTTCATCAGAGATCATTATTTCCCATTTGTTATCGACATCTTTGATATGCATATCGATATTAGTTCCCGATGGGCTGTATTTGATAGCATTGCTGATCAGATTTGAAAAGACATCTTCGATTGTTGTATTTACATCAGCTGGGTAGCTGCCCGAGGGCTTGAATGTTATTGTCATGTTCTTTTCTTCAAGCTTTGGAGTGATGTGTTCTATTACTTCCTCTATGATCTCTTTAAGGTCGAGTGTTTCAAAGGTCATATCATCCATATTCTCAAGCTTTGCAAGATGTGCTGCATTCTCAATGAGTTCGATAAGTTTTTTGTTATTCCTTTCGATGGCTTTCATTGCCTCTTTTTTCCGGGGCTCGTTTTCAACTTCAATGAGGTACTCTACATAACCTTTTATCACAGTTGCAGGGTTAATGAGATCATGCCTGAGTATGTCTGTAAAAAGATCCTTCAGTTCATTTGAGTCCTTAAGCTCAAGAGAGTACTGCTTCAATTTTTCCTCTGCTATCTTTCTCTCCCTTATCTCAACTTCAAGTTCCCTGTTCTTTGAATTCAGCTCATATGTTTTCTCTTCAACCTTATTCTTAAGAGTAAGACTCAATATCACAAATATCAGAAGAAGGCCACCACCGATTCCAACAGAATATTTTAGCCATGAAGGACTTTCCCATGTGGTGATACCTTCATCATTGTCTTCTGCTGTATCTGACAGGTAGTGTATGGTGCCGTCTTCCAGGACCATCAGACGTATATCATAATCGATTTTCTTACTAATAACAGGGTCTGTATTTTCAGATAGTGCAAAGACCATATCTGTAGGAGATATCACAAAGGGGATCTTTTCCAGATTGAATTGTGTTTCATGTAGTTCTCCATATGACCTTGATATAATTCCTGCATCAACTTCACGTCTCTCTACAAGTTCGAATATCTCAAGGTAATTTTCTGCTTCTATGAACGAGTAACTGATGTTCCCGTTTCCAGGGCTTGTATTGAAGCTTTCATAAAAAATATCATTGACATGGGCTATCCTTTTTCCATCAAGGTTGCTCATGGAACTGATCCCCGAACCTTTGTATGTGTAAACGATTCCCCAGTCTGTATATGGGGCTTCAGATGTCAGAATGTAATTTTGCTCGGTTTCCGGAATATAAGGGATTGCAGGAATGATGTCTATGCTGCTGTTATCAAGCCGCTGATAACACTGATCAAGGGTACCGGGAACATATTTTAGCTCCCATCCTTCTTTTTGGGCTATACTTTCCAGTATGTCTACATAGAGCCCTATGGCCTTTCCGTTCTGATCCTGTGATATTAGTGGCTCATTCGGATAGACTCCGACTTTGAGTTCCATGGTGGAATTGGCACCAGCACAGGGAACCAGCAGGAAACTGAGTGTTATGAAAACAAGCAATGTTCTGGCTGCAAGCCTGACTTTGGTTTTATTGCTTTCATCCGGAGTCAGATTTCTTTCGTTCATTTGATGCTCAATAATTAATTATATTTTATTGGCTTCAAATTTATATTTATCGTACATTTTAACGTTTCAGGCGCAGAATAATAAACTAACATACACAGAAAAAAGAAAAAGAGAAAAATACCGGTAAAAAACCAGTATTTTATTCAAGATAGATTGCAGGTCTCAGTGGTGCTGCAAACCTGGATTTGCTTTCAGGGTCGTACTCCGGTTCATCGGCACTGTAAACCTGTATGGTACAACCGATTTCGTTTGCAAGACATCCCACGTTCTCTTTGAGTATTGTCATCTCATCAAGGCTCATTCCAAGCAGCATCTCAAATCTTTCGGTCTTCATGCTGCACATGTCAGGCACAAGCTTCTGGACATATTTTGGAATATCCTTTCCATACTTGCGGTTTTCAGGGTCTGCCATCAGCGTCTTGATCAAAACACCTGGGTTGAGCTCTTCTTTATTCTTCATCTCAAGAGCCATCTTGAATGCTTTTATCTTCCACTCAGGTGCGGTGTAAAGAGCTACCATTTTCGGTGTTATCTTCGTGACCTTGATGATCTCTTCAATATCCGAAAGTGTGCTGCACATGAGTTCTTCGGCAAGCTCAGCATCGTTATCAACAAGCCTTGGACAGAATATCGGATATGCTGCCTGGGATACAAAGTCTCCTTCACCATGACCCATTGCAGACCATATCTCTTCACAGATATGAGGTGTGAACGGAGCCATCAGGCGTACCCATGTATCAAGGACATCGTAGAGCAATGCGCTTCCGCCTCTTCTCTGATACCATTTAACATCGTTGTAGAGCAGGAAGAATGCATTCTGGAGTGCGCTTCTTGTCCTGATGGATGTCATGTCATTGTTAGTTTCCCTGACACACTGCTGGAGTCTGCTGAGCATCCAGCGGTCAATGAGTTTGAGCTCTCCCTCAATTCCTGATGTTGCACCTGAATCAATGATCTCCATTGCAAGTTTGTAGAACCTTTCCACCTGCTTCTTTGCGCTTTCAACGCCGATGTTTCTCCAGTCAGCGTCCTGTGTCTGTTCGGCACTTGAAAGGATATACATACGGGAGATGTCGGCACCATAATTACCCACAGCTTCCATAAGGGTAAGTATCGGTCCTTTGGACTTGCTCATCTTCTGTCCTTCAAGGGATACGAATCCATTGACAGCAAGGCTGCGTGGCCATTTATCCTCCTCAAATATCGCAACGTGGTGGAAGAGGAAGAACAAGAGGTGATTTGGTACAAGGTCTTTTCCGGATGATCTCAGGTCAACAGGGTACCAGTAATCGAAATCTGATTTGATGTTTGCAATGAGTTTGACTGAAAGTCCCGTATCCTTGGCTACCTGCTGGACTGAACCTTTTCCAAGCAGTACATAATCAAAGAGTGAGGGTTTCAGTTGCTCGACTTCA
The sequence above is a segment of the uncultured Methanolobus sp. genome. Coding sequences within it:
- a CDS encoding ATP-binding protein yields the protein MNERNLTPDESNKTKVRLAARTLLVFITLSFLLVPCAGANSTMELKVGVYPNEPLISQDQNGKAIGLYVDILESIAQKEGWELKYVPGTLDQCYQRLDNSSIDIIPAIPYIPETEQNYILTSEAPYTDWGIVYTYKGSGISSMSNLDGKRIAHVNDIFYESFNTSPGNGNISYSFIEAENYLEIFELVERREVDAGIISRSYGELHETQFNLEKIPFVISPTDMVFALSENTDPVISKKIDYDIRLMVLEDGTIHYLSDTAEDNDEGITTWESPSWLKYSVGIGGGLLLIFVILSLTLKNKVEEKTYELNSKNRELEVEIRERKIAEEKLKQYSLELKDSNELKDLFTDILRHDLINPATVIKGYVEYLIEVENEPRKKEAMKAIERNNKKLIELIENAAHLAKLENMDDMTFETLDLKEIIEEVIEHITPKLEEKNMTITFKPSGSYPADVNTTIEDVFSNLISNAIKYSPSGTNIDMHIKDVDNKWEIMISDEGEGIPDEEKPFVFDRFKRAHKVNIKGTGLGLAIVKRIVDLHEGTVEVFDRTDRKGTTFKVTLQKTKMQM
- a CDS encoding nitrilase-related carbon-nitrogen hydrolase, whose product is MSEKSSIKAACIQMSISDCNKQSNVEKALSMAKAAVSAGAELLVFPEVFSTGFCYDKIETSSEDENGNTIKEMCAFSKEHECVMILSIIEKQASSKGPEYYNLGVCVEDGHVAGIYRKTHPFKREKQYFSAGDSIHPIRLPIRELTIGLQICYEIRFPEVSRKLALMGSDILVTIAEFPSPRGHIWRSLAIARAIENQISHIACNRVGEGSDSSFFGGSIIVDQLGDVMEEAGGDESVIFGIIELERTTKIRNDIPVFDDRRTDIY
- the tsaA gene encoding tRNA (N6-threonylcarbamoyladenosine(37)-N6)-methyltransferase TrmO, which encodes MSENNNDLSIVMHPIGFVNNSISDPASAREKKETESLIVLNDEYAEGLDSITDFEKIQVFFYFHLSEGFSLIQKRRYDGKVAGVFASRSPRRPNGIGVTVVELLKVENNVLHVKGLDAINGTPILDIKPSIPE
- a CDS encoding ArsR family transcriptional regulator, which translates into the protein MSKRTRIINDPSELVPLLQVFGSQRHKKVFDALLNLWMTKEDLEDLLGTDVTKSINILKKSGLIESQWHMPEPGKTPEKEYRTSYSKVQTNFQCSFEDMSDIIMLTFMPYEEVKDAIEELEQLVEQGNDSMSSLTRALNKSPLYIRAVARRSDKLSVMGQRLKVLQNGEVE